In Pseudomonas sp. Leaf58, one DNA window encodes the following:
- a CDS encoding SulP family inorganic anion transporter produces MHRLFLLLPFLTWLPRQSGRSLRQDLLVGLSGAILALPQSIAYALIAGLPAEYGLYAAIVPVLVACLWGSSWHLICGPTAAISIVLYASISPLAVAGSADYITLVLLLTFLGGVFQLLLGLLRFGALVNFVSHSVVLGFTLGAAVVIALGQLPNLLGLQLPSQATALMTVQSLAGHVGEVDLPSLILGLTTLVTGLAFKLWRPRWPSLLISLILVSLLALMLPGLFGHVPRVPAFTGQLPPFSPLPLLDIELILRLLPTAVAVGMLGLVTSLSIARSLSARSEQLIDANQEIRAQGLSNIVGAWFSGYLSSGSFTRSGLSYDAGARSPMAGVFSALWVALFAVAGAGLIAHLPIPAMAGSILLICWGLVDHRAIRALFRVSRSEFLVMALTAAATLLLELQTAIYAGVLASLFFYLKRTSRPRVQQSREGEADVLRVGGSIFFGAAHYLQVRLQRCQGPHVVIDARQVNFIDFSGVDMLHREARRLRRAGGSLTLHRARPQVIEELQKLEGVALCPIRFEE; encoded by the coding sequence ATGCATCGCCTCTTCCTCTTGCTGCCCTTCCTAACCTGGCTCCCCCGCCAATCGGGCCGCAGCCTGCGCCAGGACCTGCTGGTGGGCCTGAGCGGTGCCATTCTCGCCCTACCGCAATCCATCGCCTATGCCCTGATCGCCGGCCTTCCCGCCGAATACGGCCTGTATGCCGCCATCGTGCCGGTGCTTGTCGCCTGCCTGTGGGGCTCGTCCTGGCACCTGATCTGCGGCCCGACCGCCGCCATTTCCATCGTCCTCTACGCCAGCATCAGCCCGCTGGCCGTGGCCGGCAGCGCCGACTACATCACCCTGGTGCTACTGCTGACCTTCCTTGGCGGTGTTTTCCAGTTGCTGCTCGGGCTTTTGCGCTTCGGAGCACTGGTCAATTTCGTTTCCCATTCCGTGGTGCTCGGCTTCACCCTGGGTGCCGCTGTGGTCATTGCCTTGGGCCAACTGCCCAACCTGCTGGGCCTGCAGCTGCCCAGCCAGGCCACAGCGTTAATGACCGTGCAAAGCCTGGCCGGCCATGTCGGCGAGGTGGACCTGCCCTCATTGATCCTCGGCCTGACCACCCTCGTAACTGGCTTGGCCTTCAAGCTGTGGCGCCCACGCTGGCCCAGTCTTTTGATCAGCCTGATCCTGGTCAGCCTGCTGGCGTTGATGCTGCCCGGCTTGTTTGGCCATGTGCCGCGCGTACCGGCATTCACTGGCCAACTGCCGCCCTTTAGCCCGCTGCCACTACTGGACATTGAACTTATCCTGCGCCTGCTGCCCACTGCCGTAGCGGTTGGCATGCTTGGGTTGGTCACCAGCCTGTCGATTGCTCGTTCGTTATCGGCACGTTCGGAGCAGTTGATCGACGCTAACCAAGAAATCCGCGCACAGGGCCTGTCAAACATCGTCGGCGCATGGTTCTCCGGCTACCTGTCTTCCGGCTCCTTCACCCGCTCCGGCTTAAGCTACGACGCCGGCGCCCGTTCGCCCATGGCCGGCGTATTCTCGGCACTGTGGGTGGCACTGTTCGCCGTTGCCGGGGCTGGGTTGATCGCACATCTGCCAATTCCTGCGATGGCTGGCAGCATTCTGCTGATCTGCTGGGGGTTGGTGGATCACAGGGCGATCCGTGCGCTGTTCCGGGTCAGCCGTTCAGAGTTCCTGGTGATGGCGCTGACAGCGGCGGCGACGCTGTTGCTAGAGCTGCAAACGGCGATCTACGCCGGGGTGCTCGCTTCGCTGTTCTTCTATCTGAAACGCACTTCACGGCCACGGGTACAGCAGAGCCGTGAAGGGGAGGCGGATGTGCTGCGAGTGGGCGGGTCGATCTTCTTTGGCGCGGCGCATTATCTGCAGGTGCGTTTGCAGCGCTGCCAGGGGCCGCATGTGGTGATCGATGCGCGGCAGGTGAATTTTATCGATTTCTCTGGTGTGGATATGTTGCACCGCGAGGCGCGGCGGTTGCGCCGGGCAGGCGGGAGTCTGACCTTGCACCGCGCCAGGCCACAGGTGATCGAGGAATTGCAGAAGCTGGAAGGGGTGGCGTTGTGCCCAATCCGGTTTGAGGAGTGA
- the choX gene encoding choline ABC transporter substrate-binding protein, which yields MHKFSAAVFALALGTATAHAADTDAQCSTVKLADPGWSDIASTNAVARLLLESLGYQVKIDSLAVPIIYGGLKDGRVDAFLGNWMPAQQGFHDKFIANGDVQQLSRNLEGTEFTLAVPDYVWNAGVKDFADLQKHADQFDKKLYGIGSGAPANLSLKEIIDKNEFNLGQWKLVESSEQAMLTQVDRAVKKQQFITFLGWTPHPMNVKLKMHYLTGGEKWFGSKGEVYTLTRKGYPQACPNAAKLLGNLKFTLDMENSIMAEVVDKKISFDEAAKAWLKAHPELLEGWLAGVTTKVDGNALEAVKAKL from the coding sequence GCACCGCCACCGCCCACGCTGCAGACACCGACGCGCAATGCAGCACCGTGAAATTGGCCGACCCCGGCTGGAGTGACATTGCCTCGACCAACGCCGTGGCCCGCCTGCTGCTGGAAAGCCTGGGTTATCAGGTGAAGATTGACAGCCTGGCGGTACCGATCATCTACGGCGGCCTCAAGGATGGTCGGGTCGATGCCTTTCTCGGTAACTGGATGCCAGCGCAGCAAGGCTTTCATGACAAGTTCATCGCCAACGGCGACGTGCAGCAGCTGTCACGCAACCTGGAAGGAACCGAGTTCACCCTGGCCGTGCCCGATTATGTGTGGAATGCCGGGGTGAAGGACTTTGCCGACCTGCAGAAACACGCCGACCAGTTCGACAAGAAGCTATATGGAATTGGCTCTGGCGCACCGGCCAACCTGTCGTTGAAGGAAATCATCGACAAGAATGAATTCAACCTCGGCCAGTGGAAGCTGGTGGAGTCCAGCGAGCAGGCGATGTTGACGCAGGTCGACCGGGCAGTGAAGAAACAGCAGTTCATCACCTTCCTTGGCTGGACCCCGCACCCGATGAATGTGAAGCTGAAGATGCATTACCTGACAGGCGGGGAAAAATGGTTTGGCAGCAAGGGCGAGGTGTACACACTGACACGCAAGGGTTATCCACAAGCATGCCCGAATGCGGCGAAGCTTCTGGGTAACCTGAAGTTCACCCTGGATATGGAAAACTCCATCATGGCCGAGGTTGTGGACAAGAAGATCAGCTTTGATGAAGCAGCCAAGGCTTGGCTGAAGGCGCATCCCGAGCTGCTGGAAGGGTGGTTGGCTGGAGTGACTACCAAGGTCGATGGCAATGCCCTGGAGGCCGTCAAAGCCAAGCTGTAA